The genome window CCGCTGTCGGATGAGATGCTTTCAAAGATGAAACCTGTAAAGGAGAGACATCCCAACATCCCAAAACGAGTTCGGGGACCACAAAATAATTATATGAAAGAACATACAGCCAATCCGCGTTAGCCTGATCACACGACCCCGGTCCCATTTCAATTAATCGAACTTGCGGACTGCGGATTAGAAGTGGGTTGCTTCAAAATAGAATTTTTTTTATCAAACCCTTTATTTCCCAGCCATAAAGATATTATTCGTCCGTGTCTTTTTTCCTATCCATTGTTTATTTCTCGCCAGATTGGCAGTTCCTTC of Candidatus Desulfarcum epimagneticum contains these proteins:
- a CDS encoding conserved hypothetical protein (Evidence 4 : Unknown function but conserved in other organisms), with amino-acid sequence MNHNSSRMNKTGWDAVDSPPLSDEMLSKMKPVKERHPNIPKRVRGPQNNYMKEHTANPR